One genomic region from Prunus persica cultivar Lovell chromosome G3, Prunus_persica_NCBIv2, whole genome shotgun sequence encodes:
- the LOC109948310 gene encoding UDP-glycosyltransferase 90A1-like — MAASSPSPPPPHAVIFPFMAQGHTIPLLDISKALSSRGLKVTVVTTPQNAPFISSKVSDCSSISISVVPFPSVPDLPRGCENTASLPSMELLVPFIAATKKIKQPFEALLKEMVENGSRPICVISDFFLSWTLDTCRSFDIPRVVSHGMGVLPMVVLKTVSSMDVQRETTSVSGSVVELPDLSLPFALDRSDLQPRSNDPEADPFSRMIWEVEEADRNSWGVIVNSFQELECEYVAALEALHKQAKAWCVGPVLLYDYIPPGTRGSHDKSESCPYIKWLDEQDGSSAVIYVSFGTQARLSGDQMDEIAYGLEMAGCRFIWAVRSGTWASDEGWERRVEGRGLVVCDWVDQRSILAHPKVGGFLSHCGWNSVLESLSMGVPLLAWPMGAEQPLNAKYVAMGLKAGLMVSQGQITALDRHVICDGIKELMGGEKGRRARERAGLFGTMARHAVEKGGSSDKKLDELIKCLIANKKE; from the coding sequence ATGGCTGCGTCctctccatcaccaccaccaccccatGCAGTAATTTTCCCTTTCATGGCTCAAGGCCACACCATTCCATTGCTAGACATATCCAAGGCCTTGTCAAGCCGTGGCCTGAAAGTCACCGTCGTCACCACCCCGCAAAACGCACCGTTTATAAGCTCCAAAGTTTCAGACTGCTCGTCAATCTCCATCTCCGTCGTGCCATTTCCAAGCGTCCCTGACCTCCCTCGAGGCTGCGAGAACACCGCCAGCCTCCCTTCCATGGAGCTCCTCGTTCCTTTCATCGCAgccaccaaaaaaattaaacagccATTCGAAGCTCTTCTGAAGGAGATGGTGGAAAATGGTTCCCGCCCAATTTGCGTAATCTCTGACTTCTTTCTCAGTTGGACGCTCGACACGTGTCGCTCTTTCGACATTCCACGTGTTGTGTCGCATGGGATGGGGGTGCTGCCCATGGTTGTTCTTAAAACCGTTTCTTCTATGGATGTCCAACGTGAAACGACGTCGGTTTCGGGTTCTGTAGTAGAGTTGCCCGATTTGAGTCTTCCGTTCGCATTGGATAGATCCGACTTACAGCCCCGGAGTAATGACCCGGAGGCTGACCCGTTTTCACGTATGATATGGGAGGTTGAAGAGGCCGATAGGAATAGCTGGGGTGTGATTGTGAATAGCTTTCAGGAGCTTGAATGCGAGTACGTGGCTGCATTGGAAGCTTTGCACAAGCAGGCCAAGGCATGGTGTGTGGGGCCCGTTCTGCTCTATGATTATATTCCACCAGGGACTCGTGGGTCCCACGATAAGAGTGAATCATGTCCCTACATCAAGTGGCTGGATGAGCAAGACGGATCCAGTGCGGTGATCTACGTGTCCTTCGGTACACAAGCACGGTTGTCGGGGGATCAGATGGACGAGATCGCTTACGGGCTGGAGATGGCAGGATGTCGGTTCATTTGGGCCGTCCGATCGGGGACCTGGGCTTCGGATGAAGGATGGGAGAGAAGGGTGGAAGGGAGAGGGTTGGTTGTATGTGATTGGGTGGACCAGCGGAGTATCCTGGCACACCCAAAGGTGGGAGGGTTTTTGAGCCATTGTGGGTGGAACTCGGTGTTGGAGAGCTTGTCAATGGGGGTCCCTCTATTGGCCTGGCCAATGGGAGCAGAGCAACCACTGAATGCCAAGTATGTTGCAATGGGATTGAAAGCAGGGTTAATGGTTTCACAAGGGCAGATCACTGCCCTTGATCGCCATGTGATTTGTGATGGAATAAAGGAGTTGATGGGAGGTGAGAAGGGGAGGAGGGCTAGGGAGAGGGCAGGGCTATTTGGGACCATGGCAAGGCATGCCGTGGAGAAAGGCGGATCGTCGGATAAGAAATTGGATGAATTGATCAAATGCCTAATTGCcaacaaaaaggaataa
- the LOC18784342 gene encoding GPN-loop GTPase 3 codes for MGYAQLVIGPAGSGKSTYCSKLHEHCTTVGRNIHIINLDPAAENFDYPVALDIRELVSLDDVMEELGLGPNGGLLYCMEHLEDNLDDWLTEELDNYLDDDYLVFDCPGQIELFSHVPVLKNFVDHLKRKNFSICAVYLLDSQFMTDVTKFISGCMSSLSAMVQLEVPHVNILSKMDLVAKKKDVEDFLNPEPQVLLSELNQRMAPQFAKLNKSLVELVDNYGMVSFVPLNLRKATSISYVLAQIDTCIQYGEDADVKIKDFDPEDED; via the exons ATGGGTTATGCACAACTGGTTATTGGCCCTGCTGGCAGCGGCAAG TCGACTTATTGCTCTAAATTGCACGAACACTGTACAACTGTTGGGAGGAATATTCATATTATTAACTTGGATCCTGCTGCGGAAAATTTTGACTACCCTGTGGCCTTAG ATATTAGGGAGCTTGTTTCCTTGGATGATGTGATGGAGGAACTTGGATTGGGTCCCAATGGTGGACTTTTGTACTGCATGGA ACACCTTGAAGACAATCTGGATGATTGGCTCACAGAGGAATTGGACAATTACTTGGATGATGACTACTTAGTTTTTGACTGCCCAG GCCAGATAGAACTTTTTTCGCATGTTCCTGTGCTAAAGAACTTTGTGGACCATTTGAAGCGTAAAAATTTCAGCATCTGCGCCGTATACTTGCTTGATTCACAG TTCATGACGGATGTGACAAAGTTTATTAGTGGGTGCATGTCATCCCTTTCTGCAATGGTTCAACTTGAAGTACCACATGTCAATATCCTCTCCAAAATGGACCTTGTGGCCAAAAAAAAGGATGTTGAAGA tttcttGAATCCGGAGCCTCAAGTTTTGTTATCAGAGTTGAATCAACGCATGGCTCCTCAGTTTGCAAAGCTAAACAAATCTTTGGTTGAACTG GTTGATAATTATGGCATGGTGAGTTTTGTGCCTCTAAACTTGAGAAAGGCGACAAG CATAAGCTATGTCCTGGCTCAGATCGATACCTGCATTCAGTATGGAGAAGATGCTGACGTGAAGATTAAGGATTTTGATCCAGAAGATGAAGATTAA
- the LOC109947941 gene encoding glutamyl-tRNA reductase-binding protein, chloroplastic, whose translation MLLQTQSLTTHVALPFTPSKPIPKTQFFTPSKQNPFLKTQWRTLKCSLSTVSEPTHLEKKTHKPFPAEVSRTIMELVSVGTLSTLTQEGWPLGIGVRFAVDPEGTPVLCLNASNRQFSIDRRSSFHVQLEQCGLRTPQCTILGSIDKPEDRKMLKYLHSVWTKRFGEEVNEDLIYVVSVERVLQLEDFKEGGVWITSSDYKNAQPDPLRDFAEKLVNEINTNNIEDINRFCNIYADLNFQVSEAKLIWIDRLGFDLRLWSPQEGIFEVRIPFPRDVIDEKGAKSTFNCMSQLAWEVEKNFYAPDFDRVKQVKQIAYKGQ comes from the exons ATGCTTCTCCAAACTCAATCTCTCACAACCCATGTGGCTCTTCCATTCACTCCTTCAAAACCAATtcccaaaacccaattcttcACTCCTTCAAAGCAAAATCCGTTTCTCAAAACTCAGTGGAGAACACTAAAATGCTCGCTTTCGACTGTTTCAGAGCCGACCCACTTGGAGAAGAAGACCCATAAGCCGTTTCCGGCTGAGGTTTCAAGGACTATTATGGAGTTGGTGTCTGTGGGCACGCTTTCTACTTTGACCCAAGAAGGTTGGCCTTTGGGTATTGGCGTTCGCTTCGCTGTTGACCCAGAAGGCACTCCAGTCTTGTGCTTGAATGCCTCTAATCGGCAGTTCTCCATTGACAGGAGGTCTAGCTTCCATGTCCAG TTAGAGCAATGTGGGCTGCGGACGCCTCAATGCACGATATTAGGTAGCATTGACAAACCAGAAGACAGGAAGATGTTGAAG TACCTTCATTCAGTATGGACAAAGAGGTTTGGAGAAGAAGTCAACGAAGACCTTATATATGTTGTTTCTGTGGAACGGGTACTTCAGTTGGAGGACTTTAAAGAG GGTGGTGTATGGATTACATCTTCAGATTATAAAAATGCACAACCTGATCCTCTTCGGGACTTTGCGGAAAAGCTAGTGAATGAGATAAACACCAACAACATTGAAGATATTAACCGTTTCTGCAACATCTATGCTGATTTGAACTTCCAG GTTTCTGAAGCAAAATTGATTTGGATTGATCGGTTAGGCTTTGACTTGCGTCTTTGGTCTCCTCAGGAAGGTATATTCGAGGTTCGCATTCCCTTTCCCAGGGATGTGATTGACGAGAAGGGTGCAAAATCAACGTTTAATTGTATGTCTCAATTAGCTTGGGAGGTGGAAAAGAATTTCTATGCCCCAGATTTTGACAGAGTGAAACAAGTTAAGCAGATAGCATACAAGGGACAGTAA
- the LOC18783894 gene encoding uncharacterized protein LOC18783894: MKAEAAAATFNNPIRPLPSNLCSSPISRQINFPYQRCLLGRYNSVKGLQLYSRGSLQYTGGVVCAVNGGGRGYVSSWDEKPYEYLPTGRKSYLDEQDIVTFLDPPKDLIPLDSASYNPAAYLWKKIDDIPPERRHRLLRLLEPRLISRAWEIAGTRYEDPNLAKRSASKLLSNEDGAISLEYYNCRTNGGPMPISWINSFKKAIFSWKDGEIYGRFIGGSFVTGLANSFSPLYFVVRQLKEVMPTEQPCDLAYEFGDGLFDLHEYPEGFPKPVKHPYPFNDQVVVYVRHLGPGVSVGQAWQEGKELQQVPQKLCSEILMVKDYSALRENQ, from the exons ATGAAGGCAgaggcagcagcagcaacctTCAACAATCCCATTCGTCCCCTCCCATCCAATCTCTGCTCATCACCCATTTCCCGCCAAATCAACTTCCCTTACCAAAGGTGTCTACTTGGTCGATATAATTCCGTCAAAG GCTTGCAGTTGTACAGCCGTGGGTCTCTACAGTATACTGGGGGTGTAGTTTGTGCTGTCAATGGAGGTGGGAGAGGGTATGTATCTTCGTGGGACGAGAAACCATATGAATATCTTCCAACTGGGAGAAAATCTTACTTGGATGAGCAAGACATTGTCACATTTCTTGACCCTCCTAAGGACTTGATTCCTCTGGACTCGGCTTCTTACAATCCTGCTGCATATCTTTG gaaaaaaattgatgatatCCCCCCCGAAAGGCGTCATCGACTGCTGCGATTGCTAGAACCTAG GCTCATATCAAGAGCTTGGGAGATAGCTGGCACAAGATACGAGGATCCCAACTTAGCCAAGAGAAGTGCATCTAAATTGTTGTCCAATGAAGATGGTGCAATTTCTCTTGAATATTATAATTGCCGAACAAATGGAG GACCAATGCCCATTTCTTGGATAAACTCTTTCAAGAAG GCAATTTTTTCTTGGAAGGACGGGGAGATTTATGGACGATTTATTG GTGGATCATTTGTTACTGGACTTGCAAATTCCTTTAGTCCATTGTACTTCGTAGTGAGACAGCTTAAGGAAGTAATGCCAACTGAACAACCTTGTGATCtagcatatgaatttggggatGGGCTGTTTGATCTCCATGAATACCCAGAGGGTTTTCCAAAACCAG tcAAGCATCCATATCCTTTCAACGATCAAGTGGTTGTGTATGTTCGTCATCTGGGACCGGGTGTTTCAGTAGGGCAAGCATggcaagaaggaaaagaattaCAACAGGTACCACAAAAGTTATGCAGCGAGATTCTGATGGTGAAAGATTATTCTGCTCTTAGAGAAAATCAGTAA